A genomic region of Glycine max cultivar Williams 82 chromosome 15, Glycine_max_v4.0, whole genome shotgun sequence contains the following coding sequences:
- the FWL8 gene encoding protein FW2.2-like 8 — MQGIEDQKIQQNEPVGSIAPRYEADRIQQIGNPWSTGLFDCHENQTNAVMTAFFPCVTFGQIAEVQDGGELSCHLGSFIYLLMMPALCSQWIMGSKYRTKLRKRYNLVEAPYTDIVSHIFCPCCSLCQEFRELKIRGLDPALGWNGILAQQQSDQTLKNPPLNQVMSK, encoded by the exons ATGCAGGGCATTGAGGATCAGAAAATTCAACAGAATGAACCCGTTGGTTCAATTGCTCCAAGGTATGAAGCTGATAGGATTCAGCAAATAGGGAATCCATGGAGCACTGGACTATTTGACTGTCATGAGAATCAGACAAATG CTGTTATGACAGCATTTTTTCCCTGTGTAACATTTGGGCAGATAGCAGAAGTACAAGATGGTGGAGAACTTA gTTGTCATCTGGGGAGCTTCATTTATCTATTAATGATGCCTGCTTTGTGCTCTCAATGGATTATGGGGTCAAAGTACCGCACAAAGTTGAGGAAGAGGTATAATTTGGTGGAAGCTCCATATACGGATATAGTCTCTCACATCTTTTGTCCATGTTGTTCCCTCTGTCAAGAATTCAGAGAGCTAAAAATTAGAGGACTTGACCCTGCTCTTG GATGGAATGGCATTCTTGCACAACAGCAAAGTGATCAAACATTAAAGAATCCTCCTTTAAACCAAGTCATGTCCAAGTGA